The Panthera leo isolate Ple1 chromosome A3, P.leo_Ple1_pat1.1, whole genome shotgun sequence genome contains the following window.
TTATGATAGCCATGCACATGGCCGCAGTTTAGATATACCCATGGTTGTTTTTCATCAACAACATCTTTCCTCTTCATACTAGGAAACGCTAGTGTGTTGAACCCGACAGGGCACTGAGGTCGTGCTGCATTGATTTCCTGTCTTAAAGCTTCTAAATGCTTCACTGTAGGAGTGTGGGAAAGGCCTTCTGCAGTACGCCACAGCAATGTTGCACCGCAGAGGTCAATTAATGAGCCATCTTGTAATTGATTGGTTTCAATTTCCACCTAGAGGAAACAAGAATCAAAAAACACATTCACCACTGTGTTTTCAATTCTCATGTGAGAGTTTTGGTCTTACATGCTCCTTACTCAAGAATTGAGATTTCCTATGACTGTTACTAAATAGAAGAAACTCTAACGGTAGTCATGAAAAATGTAAGCTTGAAAACCAAAGGTAAAATATTGAGCAGGAACAGATTTCTTTTCAGCCTTATGGTAAAGATGACAGATGATTAAAACATGTGGCTCATCAGTAAGTCTAATATTTCCAATATATGTCATGATCGAAGAGATATAGATACAAGTAGAAAATCACAGTGCTATTTAACTTAGAAAAGCTTaggttttaaaacatattaacatgatatgaaagaataaatttttcaAGTGTCTTGATTAAAACATTCAGATATTATCCTCTAGTATAATATTTAGTAGTCCTTGTTTTATAGTCAGACTTGTGTCAGCAAGAGATTTAAGAGTTTTtggaggggcccttgggtggcttagttggttaagcatctgactcttgatttcggcttaggtcatgatctcaaaatttgCAGAGTCaaggcctgtgtcgggctctgcactgacaacatggagcctgcttaggattctctctctccttctctctgcccctcccctgctcatgctttctctctctcaaaataaataaacttaaaaaaagaaaaaagagtttttgtaaatacataatacattcaGTCTAACTCACCTTAGGTACAGCTTACTGTACCTAGGTAAGAAACTACATCTCAATACTTACCATTTTTCCTCTCTGCTGAGCTGATCTGGTTTCCCGCAGGCTGAACACATTTCCACACACTGATATTTCTCTCCATATTCCAGGCTTGGAGTCTTCTGTGAACCCATTGCGTGGATGCATAACAAGAACGCCATTAGTGGTCAaaccatccatctgcccatctgaTGTCTTCCATTTGGCAGCCTTCTCCTAGTAGCAATAAGAATAGTgaacttccatttatttgtaaattGGAAACAGAAGTGGTTATAAAATAACACATCATTTAGGAAAACAGCTTTTTACCCCAAGGAAGATGTTTTTTGATGAGTCAAATCCTGCAGCATAAATCCGTGCTGTAAAGGGGGGATTCCGTTCACATATGATTCTACAGGCAAACCTTGATATAGTGCTTTGCACGGACTGGGTATCAGAATTACTTTGGCTTCCGGGAACTGTGTCAGTTACTACAAAATCAATTGGACTTTCAGTTGACCGACCAAtctaagggaaaaagaaatatctataaaCCTATTGAAAGGAATACAGTGGAAAATCCATTCAAGAAAGGTATAATAAGATGAAATCATTAAACTTCTAGAATTTCTAAAGCTTAATAAACTTATACTGAACTCTGAGAGCATCTACACCGTAAAAAACTAATCTGTCAAACTTGTTCTGATGTAATAATCATTTAGAGCACAGAAAGAATTAAGTGGGAACTTACCACCCAGAATATATGAAACCCTCAGGGAATGCAGAGCTTAGGATGGCTGAGATTTTAGATGGCTGCAAATTTTAGTTTTAACCCCTTTGGATGGAAATATGCCTACCATGTATTACTCTACCTTCTTTACCAGAATGTAGTGAACATACAAGTAAATCTTTTATGATGACTCAAGGACATTAAACTATAAATACCATTTAAATTAAACTGAAATGCAGTGATGTCTTCAGGTACTATAAAGGTGTACAAGAATGCTGATCCTTATGTTAATGTTAAGAGCTTACACAGGTTTGCTTTGAGGTCTTATGTATACTTTACAGATATTCTTGTGTGTTTTCTGTCAGCTTGTCAGCCATCATTTCTTACT
Protein-coding sequences here:
- the PELI1 gene encoding E3 ubiquitin-protein ligase pellino homolog 1 isoform X2 encodes the protein MFSPDQENHPSKAPVKYGELIVLGYNGSLPNGDRGRRKSRFALFKRPKANGVKPSTVHIACTPQAAKAISNKDQHSISYTLSRAQTVVVEYTHDSNTDMFQIGRSTESPIDFVVTDTVPGSQSNSDTQSVQSTISRFACRIICERNPPFTARIYAAGFDSSKNIFLGEKAAKWKTSDGQMDGLTTNGVLVMHPRNGFTEDSKPGIWREISVCGNVFSLRETRSAQQRGKMVEIETNQLQDGSLIDLCGATLLWRTAEGLSHTPTVKHLEALRQEINAARPQCPVGFNTLAFPSMKRKDVVDEKQPWVYLNCGHVHGYHNWGNKEERDGKDRECPMCRPALTVWALNSKESCHRVTRGNVWLADEHQ
- the PELI1 gene encoding E3 ubiquitin-protein ligase pellino homolog 1 isoform X1; amino-acid sequence: MFSPDQENHPSKAPVKYGELIVLGYNGSLPNGDRGRRKSRFALFKRPKANGVKPSTVHIACTPQAAKAISNKDQHSISYTLSRAQTVVVEYTHDSNTDMFQIGRSTESPIDFVVTDTVPGSQSNSDTQSVQSTISRFACRIICERNPPFTARIYAAGFDSSKNIFLGEKAAKWKTSDGQMDGLTTNGVLVMHPRNGFTEDSKPGIWREISVCGNVFSLRETRSAQQRGKMVEIETNQLQDGSLIDLCGATLLWRTAEGLSHTPTVKHLEALRQEINAARPQCPVGFNTLAFPSMKRKDVVDEKQPWVYLNCGHVHGYHNWGNKEERDGKDRECPMCRSVGPYVPLWLGCEAGFYVDAGPPTHAFSPCGHVCSEKTTAYWSQIPLPHGTHTFHAACPFCAHQLAGEQGYIRLIFQGPLD